From Etheostoma cragini isolate CJK2018 chromosome 3, CSU_Ecrag_1.0, whole genome shotgun sequence:
GCTTAAATATTGTTcggtttaattttcaaacccaataaataattgtttctgAATAATACGGCtgataaataatataatagccTACTGGTTTCTTTGAGCAGAAGAgtaatttattaaacaaaacaataaatgttcaaaacaaAGGGAGAAATACGGTTTAGAATGAATAATTGGATATATCTATGAGTATCTTCCATGGCAACAAGCatagaaacaaataaatcaatattaataataacaattttatttctagGGTAACACCATAGATTGTTAGTATTCATACAGTCTAAGGGTAACAGTGTAATGaagattaatgttttattttaaataataggAAAGGAGCTCTTGTAACCCTCAACCAATCGGATTCCGCTGCTCTTTCCCCATAGTAACGCGCAGACTCGCATAGCAACACCAACCAAAAGTGCAGGCATCAGTGACGGTTAAATCAGTcttacgttagctagctaactactCTCTTACAACCCGTTTAAAGCAGCGTCAGGAAACATGGTGAGTATaagaagtaaaagtataaaaatataagtTAGCAGCGTTTCGGGTTTTTATGACAATGTTACGttttaattgtgttattttttgaattaattaattcGTAAAAAAAAGACGGCGCCTAGCTATAATTTAAGTTAACGttaatgtagctagctagctagttagctaaagctgtgtgtctgactgtgccGTGTGCAAATCGTCTCTGGTTCACTAGTAACATTCCTCTGCCGCCTAAATGAAACAAAGGGCCTGACTGCaaccctctttttttctaataaaatgaatgaatcagGCAAATAGCTGATATACAACCCTATAAAAGGTTACAGATTATGTCCCTCCGCAgatattttatgtatatatacgAAACGGTactacacatatatatgtataggaCCGTTTCGATACGAATACACGTAGCTACCCTTCCTTCCCTACTATCCACTGTGTAACGCCAAGAAGCTTGGTCCTTTATACTTGTTCAACTGACATACATATAAAATTAATTTAGATTCTTAATTTAGATGTCTGGCAACATTTCACAGTAAATGTTACAACTTGTTGTTTTCCTCCAGCATGGGTCTaccatttagttttcttttccattGTCACATTTCTAAAATAATGAGTACGGATAAGTAaagttgttcctattttccacAGCGTGAGTGTATCTCCATCCACGTTGGTCAGGCTGGTGTCCAGATTGGCAATGCCTGCTGGGAGCTTTACTGCCTGGAACATGGGATCCAGCCAGATGGACAGATGCCCAGTGACAAGACTTGTGGAGGAGGAGATGATTCCTTCAACACCTTCTTTAGTGAGACTGGAGCTGGAAAACATGTCCCCAGAGCACTTTTTGTGGACCTGGAGCCCACTGTTGTTGGTAAattctatttaaatatatagATGCCATAGTTACCTTACTTCATCAAATCAAACCCTCAAGTGATTTTTGATAAATCGGTCTCTTTAGATGAGGTGCGCACTGGAACCTACCGCCAGCTGTTCCACCCTGAGCAGCTGATCACCGGCAAGGAAGATGCTGCCAACAACTACGCCCGTGGACACTACACCATCGGCAAAGAGATTATCGACCTGGTGCTGAACAGGATACGCAAACTGGTGGGTGACAAAATATCAAGAAGAATTCGCCTAATTTTCACATGTTAAATTAAACAGCATATTTCATATGTGATCActgtctctccgtctctgtcCTCAGGCTGACCAGTGCACTGGCCTTCAGGGCTTCTTGGTTTTCCACAGCTTCGGAGGTGGCACCGGCTCTGGTTTCACCTCGCTGCTGATGGAGCGTCTGTCTGTCGACTATGGCAAGAAGTCCAAGCTGGAGTTCTCCATCTACCCAGCTCCCCAGGTGTCCACCGCTGTGGTGGAGCCCTACAACGCCATCCTGACAACCCACACCACCCTGGAGCACTCTGACTGTGCCTTCATGGTGGATAACGAGGCCATCTACGATATCTGCCGTAGGAACCTCGACATTGAGCGTCCTTCTTACACCAACCTGAACAGGTTGATCAGTCAGATTTTGTCCTCTGTCACTGCTTCCCTTCGTTTCGATGGTGCCCTCAATGTTGATCTGACAGAGTTCCAGACCAACTTGGTGCCATATCCCCGTATCCATTTCCCTCTGGCCACTTATGCCCCTGTCATCTCCGCTGAGAAAGCTTACCATGAGCAGCTCTCAGTGGCAGAAATCACCAACGCCTGCTTCGAACCAGCCAatcagtttgtaaaatgtgaccCCCGCCATGGCAAATACATGGCTTGCTGCCTTTTGTATCGTGGGGATGTGGTTCCCAAAGATGTGAATGCTGCCATTGCCACCATCAAGACCAGGCGCTCCATCCAATTTGTAGATTGGTGCCCCACTGGTTTCAAGGTGGGCATCAACTACCAGCCGCCCACTGTAGTTCCTGGTGGAGACCTGGCCAAGGTCCAGAGGGCCGTGTGCATGCTGAGCAACACCACTGCTATCGCAGAGGCCTGGGCTCGGCTTGACCACAAATTTGATCTGATGTACGCTAAGCGTGCTTTTGTTCATTGGTATGTGGGTGAAGGTATGGAGGAGGGAGAGTTCTCTGAGGCCAGGGAGGACATGGCAGCTCTAGAAAAGGATTATGAAGAGGTTGGAGTGGACTCTATTGAGggtgagggagaggaggaaggagaggagtaGGGTATACTTACTAATAAGTAAAGTATCTAAATTTAAAGTGTTCTTTCTGTACAATATACAAGGGCacaatgttttgcatttgttattttgatGCGTACCCTTATGTTTGAGCAATAAATGTGTCACAgtagttgtagttgtttgtCGTTGTTTACTGATATGTGGGTGAGGgtatggaggagagagagttcTCTGAGGCCAGACAGGACATGACAGGACAGCTCTAGAAAAGGATTATAAGAAGGTTGGAGCAGATAGTTTTGGAGATGATGATGGAGCGTAATATTAAACAGGCATGCATTCCGCTTTAATGATCTCTGATCTgttattaaagttttaaaaaattaagtttGTGCACTATTTTCTGCTCTCTTTAAAACATCCCTTCCACAGGGAGATGCTCACACTGTACAGCTAAGCCACTGTTAAACGTTTAACGTATCTACATAACAGGTTGTACTGTATGGATGTTTGAACTCCACACCTAGGGTGAAATGGCAAACTGCCCtacattttttgttgcagtATAACAAGTCTAGAtcttaaatgtaataattgaCGGTGATTTGTGATTTACACAAGAAATGCCTGAGAAGACAGTGGGTGAGAATGATCTTCTTTAAAGTACCCAATATAGGAAATATTCAGACTAAATGTGAAATGATACAGATTAAACAACTGACTTGATGAAAAACACTATATTAGGGTAAGGGttattatcaatattttaatgttcaGAACTCCAAAACAGATGTatagcagtttaaaaaaaaaaaaatcctcaactTACTGTTTTTGCTCCAGCATTATGCAACTACTGCAGAAAGTAAAAGAACAAATGTTTTccaatcctttttttctcaataaattGGGACCTCTGGTGGCATCATACTGTACAACAAGAAGATGTGATGGAAAGGAAAACTAACAAATGTAATGCTGTATCCTTTCAACAGGACATCTATTGTCACAGTATATTGTAGTAAAATCTATAATTTCTATTGAAACTTTCATCTACTTTTGTCCATTTCCAACGGGTTTTGTGTCACGCTTTGGAGTGAAGCAAGGCTTGCAGGGTTAGGTGAAGAAAGTGCTTTTTGTGGAAAAGAATGGTTTAGCCAACACTGCCACCTCGTGACCTCAACCAGGAACTCTCCAGAGTGAGCTACCATTATGGAAATGTTGCCAGAGGTAATTTGCGGTGTATCTTTTAATTCTGCAGACACTCAATGAGTAACCGATACACTCAGTATAATTCACATCATCGTTGGCATCCCTAAGGTTCAGGTGATAACAGATCACCTGAACTTGTGGTAGCCTGTGATGGAAGGAGTATTTGAAGTAATTTGAACTTTGATCTGGTATTATAAATGAATCTGATCTGTGCTTCATGTCAGCTGTGGGTGAGTATTCATTTAGTCAGGCA
This genomic window contains:
- the LOC117941620 gene encoding tubulin alpha-1B chain-like isoform X2; protein product: MRECISIHVGQAGVQIGNACWELYCLEHGIQPDGQMPSDKTCGGGDDSFNTFFSETGAGKHVPRALFVDLEPTVVDEVRTGTYRQLFHPEQLITGKEDAANNYARGHYTIGKEIIDLVLNRIRKLADQCTGLQGFLVFHSFGGGTGSGFTSLLMERLSVDYGKKSKLEFSIYPAPQVSTAVVEPYNAILTTHTTLEHSDCAFMVDNEAIYDICRRNLDIERPSYTNLNRLISQILSSVTASLRFDGALNVDLTEFQTNLVPYPRIHFPLATYAPVISAEKAYHEQLSVAEITNACFEPANQFVKCDPRHGKYMACCLLYRGDVVPKDVNAAIATIKTRRSIQFVDWCPTGFKVGINYQPPTVVPGGDLAKVQRAVCMLSNTTAIAEAWARLDHKFDLMYAKRAFVHWYVGEGMEEGEFSEAREDMAALEKDYEEVGVDSIEGEGEEEGEE
- the LOC117941620 gene encoding tubulin alpha-1B chain-like isoform X1 — encoded protein: MRECISIHVGQAGVQIGNACWELYCLEHGIQPDGQMPSDKTCGGGDDSFNTFFSETGAGKHVPRALFVDLEPTVVDEVRTGTYRQLFHPEQLITGKEDAANNYARGHYTIGKEIIDLVLNRIRKLADQCTGLQGFLVFHSFGGGTGSGFTSLLMERLSVDYGKKSKLEFSIYPAPQVSTAVVEPYNAILTTHTTLEHSDCAFMVDNEAIYDICRRNLDIERPSYTNLNRLISQILSSVTASLRFDGALNVDLTEFQTNLVPYPRIHFPLATYAPVISAEKAYHEQLSVAEITNACFEPANQFVKCDPRHGKYMACCLLYRGDVVPKDVNAAIATIKTRRSIQFVDWCPTGFKVGINYQPPTVVPGGDLAKVQRAVCMLSNTTAIAEAWARLDHKFDLMYAKRAFVHWYVGEGMEEGEFSEAREDMAALEKDYEEVGVDSIEGEGEEEGEE